A window of Corallococcus macrosporus DSM 14697 contains these coding sequences:
- a CDS encoding 3-keto-5-aminohexanoate cleavage protein codes for MSTPMVITAAMVGAETTREQTPHLPITAEEIAEDAVRCREAGAAMVHLHVRTADGKPSQDAELFRAAIRAIRERTDVLIQTSTGGAVGMTVDQRCGPLTLTGEDRPDMATLTTGTVNFGEEVFWNPRPLVRDIAKRIRAAGLRPELECFDVGMIDEARYLAKEGLVDLPAHFDFVLGVPGTLQPRPEVLDFMIASLPEGSTWTVAGVGRHQLAYVDEAAKRGGNARVGLEDNIYVSKGVLAKGNWELVAEAAKRARAHGRELATPEQARKLLRLS; via the coding sequence ATGAGCACGCCCATGGTCATCACCGCGGCCATGGTGGGCGCGGAGACGACGCGCGAGCAGACGCCACACCTGCCCATCACCGCGGAGGAGATCGCCGAGGACGCCGTGCGCTGCCGTGAGGCGGGCGCGGCGATGGTGCACCTGCACGTGCGCACGGCGGACGGCAAGCCGTCGCAGGACGCGGAGCTGTTCCGCGCGGCCATCCGCGCCATCCGCGAGCGCACGGACGTGCTCATCCAGACGTCCACGGGCGGCGCGGTGGGCATGACGGTGGACCAGCGCTGTGGGCCGCTGACGCTCACCGGCGAGGACCGGCCGGACATGGCCACCTTGACGACGGGCACGGTGAACTTCGGCGAGGAGGTCTTCTGGAATCCCCGGCCGCTGGTGCGGGACATCGCCAAGCGCATCCGCGCCGCCGGCCTGCGGCCGGAGTTGGAGTGCTTCGACGTGGGCATGATTGACGAGGCCCGCTACCTGGCGAAGGAGGGGCTGGTGGACCTGCCGGCGCACTTCGACTTCGTGCTCGGGGTGCCGGGCACCTTGCAGCCGCGCCCGGAGGTGCTGGACTTCATGATCGCCTCGCTGCCCGAAGGCTCCACCTGGACGGTGGCGGGCGTGGGGCGGCACCAGCTTGCCTACGTGGACGAGGCGGCGAAGCGGGGCGGCAACGCGCGCGTGGGACTGGAGGACAACATCTACGTGTCCAAGGGCGTGCTCGCGAAGGGCAACTGGGAGCTCGTCGCCGAGGCGGCGAAGCGCGCGCGGGCGCACGGCCGCGAGCTGGCCACCCCGGAGCAGGCCCGCAAGCTGCTGCGGTTGTCGTAG
- a CDS encoding hotdog fold domain-containing protein codes for MKAVIRLRMSSHDAHYGGNLVDGARMLGLFGDVATELCIRSDGDEGLFRAYDAVEFLAPVYAGDFIEAEGEIVSEGTTSRKMRFEARKVIKPRPDVNDSAADVLPEAVVVCRASGTCVVPKDKQRGRT; via the coding sequence ATCAAGGCGGTCATCCGGCTGCGCATGAGCAGCCACGACGCGCACTACGGCGGCAACCTGGTGGACGGCGCGCGCATGCTGGGCCTCTTCGGCGACGTGGCCACGGAGCTGTGCATCCGCAGCGACGGCGACGAGGGCCTGTTCCGCGCCTATGACGCGGTGGAGTTCCTGGCCCCGGTGTACGCGGGCGACTTCATCGAGGCCGAAGGCGAAATCGTCAGCGAGGGCACCACGTCGCGGAAGATGCGCTTCGAGGCGCGCAAGGTCATCAAGCCGCGGCCGGACGTGAATGACTCGGCGGCGGACGTCCTGCCGGAGGCGGTGGTGGTGTGCCGGGCCTCGGGGACCTGCGTGGTGCCCAAGGACAAGCAGCGGGGGCGGACATGA
- a CDS encoding OAM dimerization domain-containing protein: MVKPSKQIIRPYGDRRDDGVVQLSFTLPVPLSEKAKEAAAVFTKKMGFTDVKVAAAERAADAYTFFIVYARSSVSLDYAEIDVPEVVVKKMSFDDLNAFIKEKVKRRIVVFGACTGTDTHTVGIDAILNMKGYAGDYGLERYAWFEAFNLGSQVPNEDLIKKAMARNADAILVSQVVTQRDVHKDNSRHFIEAAKAAGIHGKVQLLLGGPRVDHKLALELGFDAGFGPGTKPSDVANYIVHALLKKEGKEPKDAHYQGEPQ; this comes from the coding sequence ATGGTGAAGCCGAGCAAGCAGATCATCCGTCCCTACGGTGACCGGCGGGACGACGGCGTGGTGCAGCTTTCGTTCACCCTGCCGGTGCCGTTGTCCGAGAAGGCCAAGGAGGCCGCCGCCGTCTTCACGAAGAAGATGGGCTTCACCGACGTGAAGGTGGCCGCCGCCGAGCGCGCCGCGGACGCCTATACCTTCTTCATCGTCTACGCCCGGTCCTCCGTGTCGCTGGACTACGCCGAAATCGACGTGCCCGAAGTCGTCGTGAAGAAGATGTCCTTCGACGACCTCAACGCCTTCATCAAGGAGAAGGTGAAGCGGCGCATCGTGGTGTTCGGCGCCTGCACGGGCACGGACACGCACACGGTGGGCATTGACGCCATCCTGAACATGAAGGGCTACGCGGGCGACTACGGCCTGGAGCGCTACGCCTGGTTCGAGGCCTTCAACCTGGGCAGCCAGGTGCCGAACGAGGACCTCATCAAGAAGGCCATGGCGCGCAACGCGGACGCCATCCTGGTCAGCCAGGTCGTCACCCAGCGCGACGTGCACAAGGACAACTCGCGGCACTTCATCGAAGCGGCGAAGGCCGCCGGCATCCACGGGAAGGTCCAGCTGCTGCTGGGCGGGCCGCGCGTGGACCACAAGCTGGCGCTGGAGCTGGGCTTCGACGCCGGCTTCGGGCCCGGCACCAAGCCGTCCGACGTGGCCAACTACATCGTCCACGCGCTCCTCAAGAAGGAAGGCAAGGAGCCGAAGGACGCGCACTACCAGGGGGAGCCCCAGTGA
- a CDS encoding DUSAM domain-containing protein → MPEHHAWHQIRELNRRVTDLGEPFALTDELRALLRGTASEVAITPGEVAQALQDDASAAALLKEIAKRIRVGSRRLSRALTEANKRREEGDLEGARAPLQELLEREVVPFYRELAQLELDALDAQ, encoded by the coding sequence ATGCCGGAACACCATGCTTGGCACCAAATCAGGGAACTCAATCGTCGCGTGACGGACCTCGGAGAGCCGTTCGCTCTCACGGATGAGCTTCGCGCCCTGCTGAGAGGTACCGCTTCCGAAGTGGCCATCACGCCGGGGGAGGTCGCCCAGGCGCTCCAGGACGATGCGAGCGCCGCCGCGCTGCTCAAGGAGATCGCGAAGCGTATCCGCGTGGGCTCGCGGCGCCTGTCTCGTGCCCTCACCGAAGCGAACAAGCGCCGGGAGGAAGGCGACCTCGAAGGCGCACGCGCGCCACTCCAGGAGCTGCTTGAACGTGAGGTCGTCCCGTTCTACCGCGAGCTTGCGCAGCTTGAGCTCGACGCGCTCGACGCGCAGTGA
- a CDS encoding lysine 5,6-aminomutase subunit alpha, giving the protein MPGPFIEDARIEHARKLADEIVNPIFDLIRRNTTVSTERTVLRFFGLSGAGARGVPLANLMVDKLKAAGVLNKGAAYWYGRALQLGAKSPLEAVERLTALPTEKLAPLSPEQEHNLREEVRAEARAAMDDLKARIAQREALQKQFPMPPAPHKYVIVATGNIYDDVDQARAAAQAGADVIAVIRSTAQSLLDYVPHGATTEGYGGTYATQENFRIMREALDDESRKLKRYIQLTNYSSGLCMSEIAFCAAYEKLDMLLNDAMYGILFRDINMRRTFIDQYFSRRICALAGIIINTGEDNYITTADAYDAAHTVIASQFINECFAKRAGLKDWQLGIGHAYEIDPYREDTLLLELSQAMLVRRCFPDAPLKYMPPTKHKETDIFFSHAYDVMSNLVAMWTRQGIQLLGMMTEAMHTPLLADRYVALKSAAYIHRAARGIDEEFTVREDGKIANRAREVFARAEQLLQECRDEGMVTAIGRGHFGDVKREETGGKGLDGVLEKAPDYFNPFLELLEAQ; this is encoded by the coding sequence ATGCCAGGCCCGTTCATTGAAGACGCGCGGATTGAGCATGCGCGCAAGCTGGCGGACGAAATCGTCAACCCGATCTTCGACCTCATCCGCCGTAACACCACCGTATCGACCGAGCGCACCGTGTTGCGCTTCTTCGGCCTCTCTGGCGCCGGCGCGCGGGGCGTGCCGCTCGCCAACCTGATGGTCGACAAGCTGAAGGCCGCCGGCGTCCTCAACAAGGGGGCCGCCTACTGGTACGGCCGGGCGCTGCAACTGGGGGCGAAGAGCCCGCTGGAGGCCGTGGAGCGGCTGACGGCGCTCCCCACCGAGAAGCTGGCCCCGCTGTCCCCCGAGCAGGAGCACAACCTTCGCGAGGAGGTGCGCGCCGAGGCCCGCGCCGCGATGGATGACCTGAAGGCCCGCATCGCCCAGCGGGAGGCGCTGCAGAAGCAGTTCCCCATGCCCCCCGCGCCGCACAAGTACGTCATCGTGGCCACGGGCAACATCTACGACGACGTGGACCAGGCGCGCGCGGCGGCCCAGGCGGGCGCGGACGTCATCGCCGTCATCCGGTCCACCGCGCAGTCGCTGCTGGACTACGTGCCCCACGGCGCGACGACGGAGGGCTACGGCGGCACCTACGCCACCCAGGAGAACTTCCGCATCATGCGCGAGGCCCTGGACGACGAGAGCCGCAAGCTCAAGCGCTACATCCAGCTCACCAACTACTCGTCCGGCCTCTGCATGTCGGAGATCGCCTTCTGCGCGGCCTACGAGAAGCTGGACATGCTGCTCAACGACGCGATGTACGGAATCCTCTTCCGTGACATCAACATGCGGCGCACGTTCATCGACCAGTACTTCAGCCGCCGCATCTGCGCCCTGGCCGGCATCATCATCAACACCGGCGAGGACAACTACATCACCACCGCGGACGCGTACGACGCGGCCCACACCGTCATCGCCAGCCAGTTCATCAACGAGTGCTTCGCCAAGCGCGCGGGCCTCAAGGACTGGCAGCTCGGCATCGGCCACGCGTACGAAATCGACCCGTACCGCGAGGACACGCTGCTGCTGGAGCTGTCCCAGGCCATGCTGGTGCGCCGCTGCTTCCCGGACGCGCCGCTGAAGTACATGCCGCCCACCAAGCACAAGGAGACGGACATCTTCTTCAGCCACGCGTACGACGTGATGTCGAACCTGGTGGCCATGTGGACGCGGCAGGGCATCCAGCTCCTGGGCATGATGACCGAGGCCATGCACACGCCGCTGCTGGCGGACCGCTACGTAGCGCTCAAGTCCGCGGCCTACATCCACCGCGCGGCGCGGGGCATCGACGAGGAGTTCACCGTCCGCGAGGACGGGAAGATCGCCAACCGCGCGCGCGAGGTCTTCGCCCGGGCGGAGCAGCTCCTGCAGGAGTGCCGTGACGAGGGCATGGTGACCGCCATCGGCCGTGGACACTTCGGCGACGTGAAGCGCGAGGAGACCGGCGGCAAGGGCCTCGACGGCGTGCTGGAGAAGGCGCCGGACTATTTCAACCCGTTCCTGGAACTCCTGGAGGCGCAGTGA